The following are encoded together in the Culex pipiens pallens isolate TS chromosome 1, TS_CPP_V2, whole genome shotgun sequence genome:
- the LOC120425646 gene encoding cytochrome c oxidase subunit 6A, mitochondrial — MSLVNQILRRAISQSAIRRAVSGPSAVSGHEAGGYKIWKKLSFLVAMPAVGLCMLNAYLKHQEEHGHPRAEFIPYEHLRLRNKRFPWGEGSKSLFHNPEVNALKDGYEE; from the exons atgtcgctGGTCAACCAAATTCTACGCCGTGCGATTTCGCAGTCGGCGATCCGTCGTGCTGTTTCTGGACCGTCCGCTGTTTCTGGTCATGAAG CTGGTGGATACAAAATCTGGAAGAAGCTCTCCTTCCTGGTGGCCATGCCAGCCGTTGGACTGTGCATGTTGAATGCTTACCTGAAGCACCAGGAGGAGCACGGCCATCCCCGGGCTGAGTTTATTCCATACGAGCATCTGCGTCTTCGTAACAAGCGTTTCCCATGGGGAGAAGGAAGCAAAAGCCTGTTCCACAACCCCGAAGTCAATGCTCTAAAGGATGGTTATGAGGAATAA